In Candidatus Hadarchaeales archaeon, one DNA window encodes the following:
- a CDS encoding molybdopterin dinucleotide binding domain-containing protein, whose translation MEVFLNTGRTVDQGVSMEKGKTSPEYSEKVAVVFVHPEDASLIGVKEGETVRVSTEFGSVVVRCVFGNTERGTVFMPMGPWANFLTSPLTEGTGMPSLKGLKARLTKAPGEKPTPLEELVKRWRGELGSV comes from the coding sequence TTGGAAGTCTTTCTGAACACCGGTAGAACGGTGGACCAAGGCGTGAGCATGGAGAAGGGGAAAACCTCTCCGGAATATTCTGAGAAAGTGGCAGTGGTCTTTGTCCATCCGGAGGATGCCAGTCTCATAGGGGTGAAGGAGGGGGAGACGGTCAGGGTGAGCACGGAGTTCGGTTCCGTGGTGGTGAGATGCGTTTTTGGTAATACGGAGAGGGGAACGGTTTTCATGCCGATGGGTCCCTGGGCCAACTTCCTTACCAGTCCCCTCACGGAGGGAACGGGCATGCCTTCCCTGAAGGGCTTGAAGGCCCGCCTTACGAAGGCCCCGGGGGAGAAGCCCACCCCCCTGGAGGAATTGGTGAAGAGATGGAGGGGTGAGCTTGGTTCTGTATAA
- a CDS encoding F420-dependent methylenetetrahydromethanopterin dehydrogenase, translating to MFSKVRIGVVKVGNIGTSTMIDLLLDERAEREDIDFRIVGSGPKMQEEDCKECAQKILEFNPHLVLIVSPNPALPGPTAARRIVAGAGKPVIVIGDAPGKKAVPDLEKEGMGYLLIEADAMIGARREFLDPAEMALFNANVIKVLAATGAFNVICEEVEKAIEGIKKGSPYLPRVVITRQKAVEAAGFQNPYALAKAMAAYEMAKKVADLSVEGCFKMKEMKEYVPTVASSHEMMETAAKLAGEARELEKATDSLLRRPHADDGKLLSKRKLMEKPG from the coding sequence ATGTTTTCAAAGGTGAGGATAGGAGTGGTGAAAGTAGGGAACATAGGCACCTCCACCATGATAGATCTCCTCTTGGATGAGAGGGCGGAAAGGGAGGACATCGACTTCAGGATAGTCGGATCGGGTCCCAAAATGCAGGAAGAGGATTGTAAGGAATGCGCCCAGAAGATTTTGGAGTTCAATCCCCACCTAGTCCTGATCGTGAGCCCCAATCCTGCCCTGCCCGGACCAACCGCTGCCAGGAGAATAGTGGCTGGGGCGGGGAAGCCCGTGATAGTGATAGGGGATGCCCCCGGGAAGAAAGCGGTTCCGGACCTGGAAAAGGAGGGAATGGGCTACCTGCTGATCGAGGCCGATGCCATGATAGGGGCGAGAAGGGAATTCCTGGATCCGGCCGAGATGGCCCTCTTCAACGCCAACGTAATAAAGGTCCTAGCCGCCACGGGTGCCTTCAACGTGATCTGTGAGGAAGTGGAAAAGGCCATAGAGGGGATAAAGAAGGGTTCACCCTATTTGCCCAGGGTGGTGATCACGAGGCAAAAGGCGGTGGAAGCGGCGGGTTTCCAGAACCCGTATGCGCTGGCCAAGGCCATGGCTGCCTACGAGATGGCCAAGAAGGTGGCGGATCTTTCGGTGGAGGGATGCTTCAAGATGAAGGAGATGAAGGAGTATGTTCCCACGGTGGCTTCCTCCCATGAAATGATGGAAACCGCGGCGAAGTTGGCGGGTGAAGCTAGGGAACTGGAAAAGGCCACGGACTCCCTCCTGAGGAGGCCCCATGCCGACGACGGCAAACTGCTCTCCAAGAGGAAATTGATGGAAAAACCAGGTTAA
- a CDS encoding MFS transporter yields the protein MRLGLLATVAAASFLTPFLGSSVNLALPSLQREFQVDAVLLGWVNTSFLLSSAALLLPFGRLADLKGRKKFFLVGLALLFFSTLFSSLSPSFPFFLSSRVLQGVGSAMVLSTTVALLSSAFPEERGRVLGINTAAVYSGLLLGPFLGGIMTQSLGWRSLFFFSSLLSLSILLLSLRLEEEAGSKGSFDLPSSLAYVVTLVLLIYGLSSLPSPLGFSSLFLGSLFLLLFLFLERIRKEPMINPLLFRDNRVFLFSNLAALINYSATYAVTFLLSLYLQHPRSLSAGEAGTVMMVQPLLQTLLSPLAGKWSDRVEPQLVASLGMGLTSLGLFSLIFLGGETPLLQVILSLSLLGLGFALFSSPNTNAVMSSVEREFYGVASATLGTMRQVGQTMSMGITTMVLSLSLGRKKLEPEVYPSFMDTARVLFLLFSLLCFLGIFFSLARGKVHSKDSAP from the coding sequence ATGCGCCTGGGCCTGCTGGCGACGGTGGCGGCCGCCTCCTTCCTTACCCCCTTCTTGGGTTCTTCCGTTAACCTCGCCCTCCCCTCCCTTCAGAGGGAATTCCAGGTGGATGCGGTCCTCTTGGGCTGGGTCAACACTTCCTTCCTCCTCAGTTCTGCGGCCCTCCTCCTTCCCTTCGGAAGATTGGCGGACCTCAAAGGTAGGAAAAAATTCTTCCTGGTAGGGCTCGCCCTTCTCTTTTTCTCCACCCTTTTCTCTTCCCTTTCCCCCTCCTTTCCCTTCTTCCTCTCCTCGAGGGTACTTCAGGGAGTGGGAAGCGCAATGGTGTTGTCCACGACCGTGGCCCTCCTCTCCTCGGCCTTTCCCGAGGAGAGGGGAAGGGTTTTGGGAATAAACACGGCTGCCGTTTATTCGGGGCTCCTCTTGGGTCCCTTTTTGGGAGGAATCATGACCCAGAGCCTTGGATGGAGGAGCCTCTTCTTCTTCTCTTCCCTCCTCTCCCTTTCCATCCTCCTCCTTTCCCTCAGGTTGGAGGAGGAGGCCGGAAGCAAGGGAAGTTTTGACCTCCCCAGCTCCCTCGCTTACGTGGTTACGCTCGTCCTCCTCATCTATGGACTTTCCTCCCTCCCTTCCCCTCTCGGTTTTTCCTCCCTCTTCCTCGGCTCTCTCTTCCTCCTCCTCTTCCTTTTCCTCGAAAGGATCAGAAAGGAACCCATGATAAACCCCCTCCTCTTCAGGGACAATAGGGTTTTCCTCTTTTCCAACTTGGCAGCCCTCATCAACTACAGCGCTACCTATGCCGTAACCTTTCTCCTGAGTCTTTACCTCCAACATCCCCGTTCCCTCTCCGCGGGTGAAGCGGGAACGGTTATGATGGTACAGCCCCTCCTTCAAACCCTCCTTTCTCCCCTCGCTGGAAAATGGTCGGACAGGGTGGAGCCGCAGCTAGTAGCCTCCCTGGGAATGGGCCTCACCTCCCTTGGACTCTTTTCCCTCATCTTCTTGGGAGGAGAAACTCCTCTGCTCCAAGTAATACTCAGTCTTTCCCTTTTGGGACTGGGATTCGCCCTCTTCTCTTCCCCCAACACCAATGCGGTGATGAGTTCCGTGGAAAGGGAGTTCTACGGTGTTGCTTCTGCCACCCTGGGAACGATGAGGCAGGTGGGACAAACCATGAGCATGGGAATAACCACCATGGTCCTCTCCCTGAGCTTGGGAAGGAAGAAGCTTGAGCCCGAGGTCTATCCCTCCTTCATGGATACGGCCAGAGTCCTCTTCCTCCTCTTCTCCCTCCTCTGTTTCCTCGGAATCTTCTTCTCCCTGGCTAGGGGGAAGGTGCATTCGAAGGATTCAGCGCCTTAA
- a CDS encoding Coenzyme F420 hydrogenase/dehydrogenase, beta subunit C-terminal domain: MEAKPKVFGHLLKEVVRAGFCAGCAACVVSCEPGVLGFEREPKILGKCTSCGLCYSVCPQTPTSKSLFEPLTGAQCDPSVGSFKEALSVRSTDEEVLKRCQDGGAVSSLLLSLLEGGHIDGALLMGVGKEPWKPEARLAKTREEILEAAGTKYTRGPLFLPLKNADGFQRLTVVGVPCQVKAVRKIQRGELPYPKLGEKIWLVIGLFCMESFDHSKLGEFLKERMGVSFEEVAKFDIKKGKFICRLKNGESREIEVKALHDCVNPSCFLCTDFTSELADLSVGAVGSPLGRSTVLVRTQRGEEALEILRRSGKAEIKPLADFKPGIEGVKKVAGVKRTSAEKEREKRKEEGKSPSP; the protein is encoded by the coding sequence ATGGAAGCGAAGCCCAAGGTCTTCGGCCATCTCCTCAAGGAGGTGGTGAGGGCAGGGTTTTGTGCCGGATGTGCAGCTTGTGTGGTTTCCTGTGAGCCGGGCGTGCTGGGTTTCGAAAGGGAACCCAAGATTTTAGGGAAGTGCACTTCCTGTGGTCTTTGCTACTCCGTTTGTCCCCAAACCCCCACCTCCAAATCCCTGTTCGAGCCCTTAACCGGAGCCCAATGCGATCCTTCCGTGGGCAGCTTCAAGGAAGCCCTTTCCGTACGCTCGACCGATGAGGAGGTTCTGAAGAGATGTCAGGATGGGGGGGCGGTTTCCTCCCTCCTCCTCTCCCTGCTCGAGGGAGGCCACATCGATGGAGCCCTGCTGATGGGAGTGGGCAAGGAACCCTGGAAACCCGAAGCCAGACTGGCAAAAACGAGGGAAGAAATCCTGGAAGCGGCCGGCACGAAGTATACGCGCGGTCCCCTCTTCCTTCCCTTAAAGAATGCCGACGGCTTCCAGCGCCTGACCGTGGTGGGCGTACCCTGCCAGGTGAAAGCGGTCAGGAAAATACAGAGGGGGGAACTTCCCTACCCAAAGCTGGGGGAAAAGATCTGGTTGGTGATCGGTCTCTTCTGTATGGAATCCTTCGACCATTCGAAACTGGGTGAGTTCCTGAAGGAGAGGATGGGGGTAAGTTTCGAGGAGGTGGCGAAGTTCGACATAAAGAAGGGCAAGTTCATCTGCAGGCTGAAAAACGGCGAAAGCAGGGAAATTGAAGTGAAGGCCCTTCACGATTGCGTCAATCCTTCCTGCTTCCTTTGCACCGACTTCACTTCCGAGCTGGCCGACCTCTCGGTGGGTGCGGTGGGTTCACCCTTGGGCAGGTCCACCGTTCTCGTCAGGACCCAGCGGGGTGAAGAAGCCTTGGAAATCCTGCGCCGCTCCGGAAAGGCCGAAATCAAGCCCCTAGCCGACTTCAAGCCCGGAATAGAGGGAGTGAAGAAGGTGGCTGGGGTGAAGAGGACGAGTGCGGAAAAGGAAAGGGAAAAAAGGAAGGAAGAGGGCAAGTCTCCTTCTCCCTAA
- a CDS encoding MTH1187 family thiamine-binding protein yields MVVAEISVLPLGTGSPSLSDYVAKAVEVLRKRGLKYQVTAMGTLVEGELGEILEAVREMHEAVLEAGAQRVITTLKVDERRDKPLSLEGKVEAVRKRLEEGRT; encoded by the coding sequence ATGGTAGTGGCCGAGATTTCCGTCCTTCCCTTGGGAACGGGGAGTCCCTCCCTCAGTGATTACGTGGCCAAAGCCGTGGAAGTGCTGAGGAAGAGGGGGCTCAAATATCAAGTAACGGCCATGGGCACCCTCGTGGAGGGAGAACTGGGTGAAATCCTAGAAGCCGTGAGGGAAATGCACGAGGCGGTGCTGGAAGCCGGGGCCCAGAGGGTGATCACCACCCTCAAGGTGGATGAGAGGAGGGACAAACCCCTCTCCCTCGAGGGCAAGGTGGAGGCCGTCAGGAAGAGGCTGGAGGAAGGTAGGACATGA